ACTGCATCACCGTTTGCTGAAACAAGAACAGGAAGGATAAAGGAACAAACAGagctgcaaaataaaagtgacagAATCCCGGAGCAGGAgcagtttatttgtatagtatcTCTGACAACAACACTACTCTTTTATTAGCTTGTACTGTTCTGCCTGCAGAGGAGCAGCAGTGTACAACAGTTTAAACAGTGGTGGCTGATGGGAGAATCTCACCTCGCCCTGACTCGGGCAGAGTCGGAGGATTCTGTGACTGTCGAACTCGTCCAGTCGAACTGCCTGGTGGAAACTGCACTCATCCACCCGGACTGCAGCGCCGTAACCTGAGGACAAAAATACCACCCAAAAAATACCACTGACGATATCACTGCAAATAAAAATCCTTTgatgtgtttttgtaattttttccttTACCTGTTAATGCCACTTGTATTTATCACATATTCTTAACTTTAAATCCTTGCTCTCTTTTGGCACTGAACTCTGTAACTAGTgctacaccatatggacaaaagtatgtggacatgttgaattcaggtgtttcttttctaacaggggtctgtgatacaaaacaataatgacaaatgtcataatatagttttatattgggataaatatcattgcattggtttaatttggtttaaataattatctttgcttccaaaatgcctcagagatggtttttacttaatttctctcaacgttttgtttttatccatgcctatgattttaaatgttatacctctgaatttctacaatatttttcatgctgtgactgtaaacaataattttctaccacaactaaccatctacctTCTTctcatctcacttaggaagaaaaatctcccattaaacttcacggaaatattgacgtttttgatctcaaatcagcatgaacaggacatcttacagctgtagccatgatgtgtcccaaaaaACTTTGATCATATAGTTTAAAACATCAAAATTCCCTTAAAGTTCAATGGGAGATTGTTCTTCCTAAGTGACATGTGAGGACagaagatggttagttgtggtagaaaattatcatttacagtcagagcacgaaaaatactctagaaattcagaggtagaacatttaaaatcataggcatggataaaaaaaaaaaattataataatgttgatgaaacagaaattaagtaaaaaccatctctgtggcattttggaaggaaaaataaaacttaaacaaaactaaccattgcaatacaatgatatttatcccaatataaaactatattatgacatttgtcattcttgttttgtatcctagacccctgttagaaaagaaacacctgaattcaacgtgtccacatacttttgtccatatactgtatgttaATGTATGTACTTGCTTATACCTACAAAGGTAATTTGACTTAGATCTGACCAGTTTCTAACATTTCACAGATTGGAACACAAGAGCACAAGATTAACTGATAATGAAAGTAAACATTAGTTTGAGTGTTTCAACTTGAAGTGACAGGAGTGATTAATGACCCCACATCTCGTCCTTTTAAACAAACTCCTTCAGTCTAAATCACACTAAATACCGGAAAAACAGATTTCCATTCAGTTTTGACGTTGCCAGATGAATCACCAGTCTGTCACAACTAAGAATAAATAAGGACATGTCAGTCTGTCTGCAGGACAAACACATGATGTGTCAGCCTGGTTTAATGTTGATCTGCAGACACCATGTGACAGCAAAATCACACACAATTCAAATCCCACCGGCCTcaaaacacattaaacacacaaGGTTATAACTAATCCTGCTTTTAATGCCGTTTATTCTGTTCTTTGACCTCTGACTGTGTGATCATGTGACTGTTATTACCTGACGGACAGCTACAAGTTTCTGTTATTTCCATCAGTTCAGAGACAGAGGATTAAAACACACAACTGTGTCCAAATACTGAAACGTAGGAGTCCAAATCTATGTTAAAAAGCCATCCTTCCacaggtttatttatttgttttaaatttCAAGTTGCTGATTTGTCATTTTCCCAACTAAAATATAAATCTTCATTTTATCTGTTTGATCAGTAATCAGTGTCAACCTTGTATTTATGTCTTTGTACAGTTGTTTGAACACATTTTGGTGATTAATTAAAGGATAATGTGAAGTGAGCTGGTGATTATTGTGAAATAAACCCAGACAGGATGACGCAGGACTTGAACATGCATCAACTtctcaatctgtgtgtgtgtgtgtgtgatacctCTGAGCTGTGATTTGCCAATGCTAAACTCCTCATTCAGCCCGATGCGCATCTCTGTGAAACAGGACGACAAATTAGAGCATGTTTGAATATACAGTACTATGCAAACATCCTAGCTTTGATGCATTTACAGGGTTGGAATGGGCGTGTatctttatttctaacaagaaatatgcaggaaTGATGAGCAGAgtactgaaacaaacacacaaatcagaACTAAACAGCTTCTGCAGGTAAAGTTAGTATTCAGTATGACCTCTATTTGGTTTCAATAAATCTTCAACTCTCTTGGGTCGACTGTTGAGATGTTTTCTTAAATGAGcttgtgttatattacacacATTCAGAATGTACCAgaggatttcatgtttttttaaattttatctcTGTCCAAATGATCCCATACAGCTTCtacaatattcatattttttttctgaaatgcatttttgttttgttgttttgtggtaagataagacaagacaagacaagacaagacaagttaagataagatcagatcagatcagataagataagatacaatgagATGAGATAAATTTTTATTGTCAATGTACCAACATACTATGTACACAGTATAACGAAACTGGAGCACTGTGAAAAGAGAAAGCAcgcaacagtaaaaacactcccagcaataaaaaacagaacaaaatatacacagaatagaatctacaaaatgtgcaaaaatatacatgtgtacaaaaataataaatacagcatATAAAAAGTAATACTGGTGGCCCGTTGTCAAAAGAAAAGCAACTAGTCATGTCCAAACTCAAGTCTGttcattaacactttcagtgccatgggccaattaaatcggctttatgaaaacaacctgtaaagtgccacgggccaatCAGattggctttggagaacacgccatatttgtgtacaaacaaaccatccacccccatttctttctcacatttcgatgacgttctttctgtgtcccccttttgagaccaagcagacgggaatttgaggtcacgcgaccgaataatattgttatatctctttaatgtttcttattctccggtgtttcatcagagggagccctccatgccggggggcggctgtggactccgggggctgtggcgccttctctcactggggtccgctcctttctggtgggtgggggtcccagttggccctctcccactagttgggatgtggggctgtgttgctggtgcctggtcgccggggtcggcggctgcatcctggtgcggacggctccctgagacagcgcctcctaaattgatgttttacttttacttgtacatttttgttctggtctacccgtgctcagtcagtcttcttaagtatgtgtgagcttgtgggtttgcatgtatatgtgtgtgtgtgtgtgtgtgtgtgtgtgcgggtgagtgggtgggtgtggggcggtactgatttttaaactgatatgtaaagcactttgtgctacagtttttaatgtatgaaaagtgctatataaataaagattattattattattataaattatgcaaattatgatcaataatgaatcggctgcgtccggtgcgttttggatctaatcagcaatcggtcggatgttaccgagcggtttcctgcaggattcttcaaatattataaaaatgacgcgaaatactgaaaaacgtccaaattctgtggcacttttaaggcttattagccccttaactgtctggcacttaaagagttaattagGGCTATTCCACTGTTGTAAAAACTGTACCTAAGTATAAGAGATGTACTGCTGTAAACAGAACCAGGAGCTGAAAcaatatttaagataagataagataagataagataagataagataagatagactttattgatcccaccatggggaaatttcccagttgacagcagcaaatacaaaaataaaacacaggaaagtgaaacacaaaatataaaaagaaaattaagtatttATAGAAATATTTTCTATTTGTCCATATATTATTacagactgagaaatgcaaaTGTGTGGTAGTCTTGcacaaacaacaaagctaaaggctgcctAAGAGTTTTTCGAAGTATGTGAGAACATTTCACTTCACCATTAAACGTTCTGATTATGTTTCAGGATTTGAACCATAGGACTCATTTAAACTTACCTGTGCAATTTGGCATGTAGCACTTCACTGTGATCTCCCCTTCAACATCTGCTTTCATTAACATGCCCTgaaaaaaaaggggaagaaaCAAAACTAACAGGATCAGAGGAACCTGTAACATGTCTAGAAGTACATACAAACATGTCCATAAACACAAATATCCATGTTCATACATCACATGTAACTTGTTCATAAGCACGTGTGACACGTTAAGGCCGTGTGGACATCCCATTGTCACACAGTGTGTGTGTTATCAGGCTCATGTTACTCACGTTGGAGCCGATGACGATCGTCATTCTCTCAATCACGTCCACAAATATCTCACTCTTTCCTCCCTGGAAAAACACACATGTGGAAAGTTTGAGCTCAAGGGAAGTGAAGCGGCAGGGATCTGGCTATTTACTGGAACATATGAGTCCTACAAACATCGACTCAATCTGCAGCGTGTTGTCAGATCTGCTACGTTTTAATTAGTCCTTATTCTCAATGCTGCGTTTTCTGATTCAGATGTGTGACATACTTTCTGACACTCAGCCATGCATCATCTCTAGTCAGAATTAAAGTTTCCAAATCCTGTGTTTTGTTCTGATCTGAAAACATCTGAATTAATGGCAGTAAATGCTTTGATTATGTTTCAGTATAAAGATACTCCTCTcctcagaacagaacagaatatagAACCTACCTGTTCTCTGCTGGACTGGATTGGTCTCGTGGCTGCAGAACTCGGGGCTACTATACTCTGTTGAGTCTCTGCTCCGAACTGCAGCACAACCACAAACAGAAACAGAGTTAAATCCACTGTGGAGGGCTAGAGATAATTATTTCTCTGTTAGTGTGCAGGTTATTTGTCTAATAATTCCCCTTTAGGTTCGTAAAATGTGCTGGGAAAAACATTTAAGTCACAAAACAGCCCTGTTCATTATCTGACTGTTTCTTTTGTTTCCTTCTGTTTGATAAAGAAAAACCATGTCACCTGACAAACCTTTCGTGAAGTTCCCATTTGCTGTGAACATTTACACGGTGATACTGCATCAGGGTTTCAGAGTTTGTGGAGTTTATGTGCAGTGATGGCTTTTTGTTAGTATTATTCCACTAAAAACACATTTCAGGGTTTGACTAAGGTCCATAATTCAACCCCTTATTATTTATTATCTGCCGTAGCTTTTCAGAAATTatgtgaaaaatattttttagtgctgtcaaacaattctaatttttaatcagattaatcacagggttgctgtggattaatttcgattaatcatgattaaatatcatttatttttaatctatattaatcacgcttcattttgcatgaacaaacagactcaagaaagaagggaatatatatatatgcacttaatgtgtttatcaaacaccttcaacaggttcaacaaaacaactgtaaacaactgttccgtcttggtctttttgtcctcatatttccatccagagggccaacgtgctgtttagtgtcttccatcttaatgggttggttctgctgcttgtcgctactggatcaactgaccatttctTCATGCATTACAcgaactctacttggacaaactgacccaaatttgttggcagagacgttcagatcCATTctacgctgcagatgggttaattgccttaaaatttttaatcaaattaatcatgatagattaatctgcgttaacgtgttaatttgacagccctaatatttttaactgaaaaattcTTGCAGAAAAACAACCCAATTCCCTTCACTATTTTTGACAGAAGCTTGAATAAATGCAAGGTTTTGGGTCAAATAACATCATATTTTCAAATACAtaataaagaaacacaaaaacaaatcttCTTATTCATTAAATCAACACATGGTTTAGCGAATAACAGGTAATAACCAGTGTTAAAAAAAAGCTTCTTTCTCTTCAGGTTAATCTGGAATCTTTTCCAGAATAGGTGAGAAACACCAGTAGAGTTTTTCTGTTTGTGCATTCATGTTCTGTTCCACAGTCAGTGTTATTTTAGGGACAACCTTGCTCTAGTACTGTGATAGTGCAATAGTGGGATAATGTGATCCGTACCAGTCCAACATTGCTGATGTCAAACAGGCTGAAGGGTCTGGAGGAGACAGCTTCAGTCTGGATGAAGTTCTTCAGGACATCAGAGGACGTGGTCTGGATGTAACCATAGTCCTGACATACAGAAAAAGAGACAAAGACAGAGGGGTCATATCCTGTCTGTCTTCATACAGTATGAGTTCAGCTGATAAGGTCAGTGAACTCACCACCACTTCATCCAGCAGCTCATAGATGAGGGCAAAGTTCATCTGCACCATCTTCTCTGACAGACTGCCGCAGTAATCTTTGACTAGAGCTGCTAACCTGAAGACACACACCACCTGAGTTACAACCAGAGCTCTTACAGTTTTAAGATGCCCATTTGTTATTACATTTTAATTCAGTGTTTCAGTCTGATTTTTGATGCTGACATAGTTTTTCGGGATGCGTTGATGCAAAATTCTTGGCCAGTACTAACACTGATATTTCAAACAACAATGTGGGCAACTGCTGAAActgatgttattttctttttttaattttctttttgttatttattcctGACATACTCCTGTCTCACATTTCCACACCTTGGTATTCAACCCCTAACCAAACTCCTCTCAGTCTGTTAAATTTGTACCAGTCTTCAAAGTTATTTAGGTGGTTGAATTAGATACAGAATGGGGGCAAAAGGCCCCCTTTAATACTTATAATATTTATGATTATCAGTGTGTTAAAGCCTCTTTAATATTATGTAATAAGGTAATCATCCACAAGCATTAAAGTATTGATTGAAACCTGATGTCTTCATTCTTGTACATCTCAAAAACATCTATTTTATACCCCCCCTTCTTTTGTCTGAGATTGAGTTTTATATATGACCActgacagaagttttttttttttcttgctttgtacattatttgagcggTCTTAAATTCAATGTTTGTATGTTCGTCATATCTTATGTTTTTAACTTCCTCTTACTGTTATCTTCATATATGGTAAAACAACTGAACTATACAAACTGTGTAATGCTTTACGATTTGAAATGTCCCTTGTGCTCCCCAAAAAAAGCAACAATCCTCACCAACTTGGCCAACACCTTTTTTCCTTGAGGTTTCCAGCAGATATTATGGTCTAATATCAGACCTAAAAATTGATCTTTTCCACGTCAACCTGCTATTCAATTTCTTATAATTTTGTTCATATATGTAAGGTAACAGCTGGTCATGTGACTAATTAATGTATTTAAATATATCATTGGATGTGCCAAGagctgtttccatggtgacacggtgacacacacacacacactgtacctgTTAAGGAACTCAATAATCGTGAAAGGGGAGGAGTCAGCAGTTGTCGTGGCAACCCAATAGAGTCCTCCCTGTCTGACATGGATGAATTGAAGGTCTTTGTGGCTCTGAGGGGATTTAAATATGTCAGATTAACATGTTCATGTGCATAATGTGACTAGTTAAGAAAGGATGTGACGTTACCATGACAACTGGAGGCTGGTCTCCAGTCAGTGTCATCACCTTCTCATAAAATATGCTGACAACATCACTTCCCGCCTCTCCACGGACTGAGAGTTGGGTT
The Sphaeramia orbicularis chromosome 14, fSphaOr1.1, whole genome shotgun sequence DNA segment above includes these coding regions:
- the ap4m1 gene encoding AP-4 complex subunit mu-1; amino-acid sequence: MISQIFILSSKGDHLIYKDFRGEAGSDVVSIFYEKVMTLTGDQPPVVMSHKDLQFIHVRQGGLYWVATTTADSSPFTIIEFLNRLAALVKDYCGSLSEKMVQMNFALIYELLDEVVDYGYIQTTSSDVLKNFIQTEAVSSRPFSLFDISNVGLFGAETQQSIVAPSSAATRPIQSSREQGGKSEIFVDVIERMTIVIGSNGMLMKADVEGEITVKCYMPNCTEMRIGLNEEFSIGKSQLRGYGAAVRVDECSFHQAVRLDEFDSHRILRLCPSQGEQTVMQYQLSDDLPSAPPFRLFPTIERDSGGRLLMYLKLRCDLPPKSAALNVCATVPVPKGCVSLSQELSSPDQSAELKPQSRAVVWKVPRFTGGTQLSALFKLDVPGLSSASMQEVGPVGLSFELPKYTATGLQIRFLRLSPVQPGPSQRWVRYVTHSDSYTIRI